The genomic region aagcaactattgtatcaattctaactgctgctaTTAATTAAGCTgcgggattctgctcagcaggtctaaagataacaaatgtatcaactaaatgtatcaatttaaaatagttaaaaagttggcgacccccccaagctgctttagaaggtgaaaagtgAAACttaacacttaaatattagaaaaaaaggtcacaaatagaaaataatttcaaaaagtctttatttctggtgaactatctaaaaacaatgtaactgtaaaaagtgtttgaaggtgaacaaccctttaagtggGCATAAGATGTCTATGAATATATAAGGGAACATAACACATATTAGAGTGAACTCAGATGGGGGTTTTCAGCATACGCTGGGATCAACAGTAATGTAGGTTACATTTTGACAAAAATAACTCAATGGATATTTTTTCAGCATAAATTACTTTTCCTATTAGATGTGAAATCTTTTAACAGGCATGCTGTAATGATAGACAGATGGAAAGATAAACAGATAAATAGTAACTCACATTTCCTTTTGTGTAACTGCCATGCGTGCACGCACCAGATCCAAGGGATATGTCAATAAAGTAGCTGTTGTACCAGCTAGCGCTCCTGCAAGAAGTCGTGGAATAGGTGTCAAAGCACTGGTGGGAGAAAGATAAGAACAAAAATGCACTATTAAACAGTTACAGATTTGTTGGTGAGATAATGCACACGAACcatataatatagataataatatatataatattctaccATTTCTCTTCACCAAGTGGCGCAATTTGTTTGGCATTTAGATAATCAGAACTTCATTATGCAGGAGAAAAACTGTGCACTGTGAATCTAATTACCTGCCAAACAAGGTAGAGCTTCAATTTTCATATTTACTTTAgttcaaaaaataaacaaaaaaaatattgtttgtgaTTAAAAGAATAGTATGTAGATGTTTGCATCAACTGCAAATGTTCTAAATTAGCAGAGACACATGATTTCTCAAGAAAGTCATATGACTTCATTGTTCTAGTTCTTGACAAACAGAATACTTTTTTTGGCACAATTTTAGCTGTACACATACCTTCCCTGGAAGCCATAATAACTGCCTAGCAGTTTCTTGTATTGTTCATGAGCACAAAATTGTATGGCTGCATAGGGAATCACACGCACCATTGTCGCAGAGTTACCTCTCCACAAACTTAAGAAACCGTCATTCATATAAGTGCGGTAAATGAGTCTGTAGGCTTCCTGTAAAAGGGAAAGTACAAAGATTGTTCATAACAAGAAAGCACTGATAGATTTTCACAagataaaagagaaaacaaaaatatatttttctaaacttGATCCTTTTTTTGCTGACTAAAATGTAATCCCAAAACaatcaccttaaaggaaaactataccccctgtgTAAAACCCTATTTcgtgtaaataaactattttcataataatatacttttttagtagtaccgtatgtgccattgggtaatcataaatagaaaattgccattttaaaaaataaggacctaggattcacggtgcacacaaacaaaccatacatgctaggtcacatgaaccaattaaaggaccagtaacatcaaaaatattttttaaaaatttgttagtatacatcaaaaaaaaacaccaagacaaattaaactttaaaatcgcaaagtctttattaagaaataacaaacTCCGCTTGTGATCCAACCACTCGTATCgtctccattctgatccgatcattgggctctagggcccataATCTGATCAGCTTGATATCTGATCAGCTTgatatgggcatatcggggagagatccgctcgtttgtcgagatacatcaccaaacgagcggatctccctgtgtatgcccacctttagagctgtagtatttctggtcaggtgatctctgagacagcacagagtcCATCACGAAAagttggttcaaggcaagagatgtaaaggggcaatatttacttactgtaaatatatttataacagtttggtaagattctttaaatatgccactttatttgatataaacaaAATTTTGCATTCAGCGGTCCAATGATTTAAAATCATTGGACTGGATTTAGTTGAGCTATACGCTAATCATTTGGTGAATCCAAAACCTACAAAGTACTGAATTCCATACTGGATTAAGCCAAACCTTAATTGCTTTAAGAAAAACTAGATATTATATGACAGTGAAGTGCAAATAAACCCTATGGAGTTATATGCAGCTGTTTTTCTAGGGGGAGATGGccagctggaaaaaaacattatgaaGAAAAATATAGAACCAGTCCCAGTATAGTAATTTTGGTGTATTAAATGGCTCAGGGGAGATAAGAAGAACAGCTATAGATTAATCTAACACACAAGCAGAAGATATACAACTTAAATCATTATAAATTGTAATAACTTTTTGTCATTTTACTTTGTCTTACCTTAGCAGAAAATCTGTTTGAAGACACTGAAAAAGATGGATATGCAAAGACTGAGAAGACAATGTGCAGAATATGAACACAAAATACAATTtatctcagcaaaaaaaaaaattgttatgtgGTCTTCATAAAAATATCACTATCATTATCTGGAAAGTGAAGTAAAATAGGATACTGTGCACATACTGTaaggttaaaggaaaaaaactactgttacatTTCTCTAACTGCTTAAGCACTGCAGTTTGCATTTTTTCAAAGCTTTTAAGCTGTTTTTAAACTAATAATGATTTTTtgtaacagtgccacctgctggtcagtttttcaACTGTCCAGTTGGAGAGAACAAGTTAAAAGGCCCCTGTCACCTGAAAAACTGTCCCCCACGGGAGGTGCAGGCTAATCCGCACTTAGTTTGGGGAAAACAATAGTGCCACAGCTTTCCACAGTTCTGAGCATGGGTGTGATGTCAcacagtccgacatcactaacctgatcaatcactgtttttggtcgTAATGTtttttctacatggcaaataatttagtagtaggtgtagtagagtaatagaaaaacaacagacccaacagtcctgacatgcatgctgctgattctgtgtaactgaatcattaattgaggcttgttccaaataatgatagcttgttccaaataatagcagtgtggagttcaactAGTGgaggttatagtgcatttctagTGCATTTCACTCTGAATATCTGAGTAAAATGGAACGTTCCAGACATTGTTTTGATGAACAgtgtacttttattaaaaagtttattgtacagtgaatgtttgagtttgtaaagaataatgcacactgctatttttggaacagcctgatattcctttatagaaagtgaaaaaaaatgaaataacacaaatttgatacatttttcttcatgttttgatttggaatagaatgtgcagtgttcccaatgcatttgcgtgtatggaaataaacgCTATtaaaaggattttgagctttattcacttttttaaacaaactgctgtTAATCTGGATATAACTGTATGTGCATAATGACGAACCAATGACGAGCCTATGATCAAGTGTttgggacacgaaacgcgtcaggctgtggacacaataaacgtTTTCACTTTGaatatttgcctggtggaagtctgcCTTCATTTGaatgcctgctccatattggttcgtCGGTTTGTCCGTccccctgtgctgagggctcagggcagtgcacctgggccacttccttagTGTGGTGAGTAACCATTATAATGTCAAGAGACCCTAACACCACAGATGTATTTTtgtatgtgcataatgagcatgCATAGAgctgctcattatgtgcatgcacatCTTTAAACATGGCTGCCCCCACCTGGAACTCCCTCCTTGTGTGGCAGCAGCCTGCACCTATAGTGGGGGAAACAATATTCAGGTGATAGATGCCCTTTAACAAagagaactgttctgatgttgctccgTTTAGGAAAGAGATCAATAATGTCAGATGACAAGTAGCAAAAGAAAGAACATTTGATAGCATTACCTCTAAGGCCAATGCCAGACAGGGCTGAAAATGCAAGCTGATAATCAACCCCTACACTGGCATTAGCAGCCTGTCCTAACTGCACCCGGAAATATTGTGTCAgcccgggtgcaggcacatgctGCTGATTTCAGAGCAAGAATGCAAACTCTCATGTATCTTCACTGAAATCAGCTGTGTGTGTCTGctcctttgccaaaaaaattgttctgggtgcaggcaggaggTTAATGCCAGTGAAGGGGCTAATTCTTGGCCTACGAATATTTGTAGGCCGATTTCAGCCCTGTCTGACATTAGCCTTTGTTTACAGAAAATCTTGACTAGTCATTTTTGTAACCCCATAACCTCTGATGTCAATCAAGTAAATAATGGCCCAGTGTTAGCATAATGGCCAGTACCTTATGTGTTTAAATCTAATCTATTTAAGACTTTAGTGTTTGATAAAGTCATAGGACATTGTAtagttaatatatttattttggcttaatatctttttaaagatttttcactATATAGAATATTTGCTACcacattctacacagacatagGATGATTCACATAATCTTCATTGCAATTTTCCAATGCAAAGTTTAACAGGAATGATTATTTCATGGACTATTTATGCTGCACTACAAGGAAGCCATATTGGTTCTGTAATTATTGTACTCCCACTTGTAAATGTTAACTCAACATTAATTAgctgcataaaggtggccatacaagggcagataaagctgccgatatctgtcGTTATCTGTCgtttagaccagtgctgtccaatttatgtggtaccgagggccaaaattttactggcctatgtggtggagggctgataatggaagtcagtgttggccactcccccttctaaaccacacccactgtaaaccacacccatgttatcacaagaacttttaagatcatatccacattaacggtggtagcacaccaaatagccagatggttggtgctcactgcagggaaatacctcatcactcatatgtgaaaaattgaagtcatgttaaaacatacccttaaatccatatgcctcatcctcccctgtggataatacagcaaccccccaacacatgattaaacaccttaggggccctcaataacaatttccaaatgctaacaaagctcaagaacaggcttacatcccacaggaagcgtagggcaagcagagaatggcacacacaagcagcaccgagcaagaagagaatggcacaaacagggagggAAGGAAGAACAGAGCAGatgacagggaaagctatcactctaatatttactacatacagtgacacagtgctggtggcccattagcattttgaataaggtgtgaacaggtgaacaatgtttcagcctgggtctcaggtgtgaacagtacagggctttagggatgtgaacaatagatgtgtcacaagtgtgaacaatgtagaggggattacatgtgtgaacaatacaggggtttacagtctaaatttaatgtttaaacaatgcaggggccagttactctctgtagtgatacctattaaatcttacatatggtaagcagacacagcatgtggggccacagaaggggggggggtcgcgggcctccagttggacagccctggtttagaCCAATTcgacagctaatctgcccgtgtatggaggcttccgacgggtctttccgatcgatatctggacatgatatcgatcgggaaggtttgatttttctcccgactgactcgtcggagcccattgcactcgtcgtaatccgatcatttggccatggggccgaacgttcagattatccccgatatagccctgccgttagtggcctGTCGGGGAAAAGATCTGTATCGCGGTACTGAGCTCTGTAAAAACAACCTTTCATTCACCATTTGTTGTGAATATTTTAATTTACAGATAAGGCATTGTCCATTATGCAGAAAAGATTATCTGTTATTATCTGGTAGTCTCAGAACACTATCCGGGTTTTCCCTTTTTATCTTAAAATATAAGAAACAAAATAGACTTTTAGCATAATGTTTTAATAATCAAAAATCTAACTTATGTTTAACTGTATGCAGCACAGTTTATATATTACCAGACAGGTTTGATAATGCTGGTTGTTTTACTACCTACTTGGTGCtatgtgtttgtttttgtagTCACAAGATTTATCCTCTGCATAGAAGTGCAAGCAATTTAGAGAATTGAGGTTTGGAAAGTAAACACCCATAAAAGCACTGCAACAATGTTGTGGGCACAGCAAATTATGGATTTAAATCTTACCTTGGAATATGATTTTGGTTCTGTCCAGTGGAGCAACAGCTGTTTTAGCTACAGCTCCAGCTAGAGCCCCAGATGTCAAAGAGTTGAGGACacttttgtgatttttatgccccttaaatgaaaaacatttaaatgtgttactCAGGCTGCAGACCACAGTGAAATTAACTGGGGATTGACGACTGAACAGATCTAATGTATGTAcagtacttatatatattttatatgttgtgTCTTTTAAACATTAAGACTTCCACTTACCTCGGACACCAGAGGTGTGGGTAGGATAGCAAGGGCGCCATTCTTGTTCAGACCCACTGGACTCTCCTTAATACCATTCTCCataccacacttattcagctagCTGAGGTAAAAAGTTTACTCCTAATGAAATAGAAAATActaattaaaaagagaaaagaaaacaaacttCCTTTGGTCCTTTCATTACCAGGAACACCAATGTAGCCACACAAATCTTGGCTAAACAGAAGGAACCTGAAATCACAGTCCTATTCCCTTGAAGTTTGGCAGCcattctgatttatttttaccAGTGTTAAATATCACAGTTTACACATGGTTACAAAGGTAAAGAACTACAATAAAACAATTAGGGCTAGGTTAAAAGTAAATAGGAGTACAGAATGAAATTTTAAACCAACATTACATTTAGAAACCGGTCTGATAAATACCATGTTCAATGAGCTATAATTAACTCTTTGCTAATTCCAGAGGGGCAAGCTGAACCTCAGTGAGAAATATGTTAAGCggactttaacatctaaaaatagCAAGTGAACAAGGACTGTAGCACTTCCTAAGATGTGAACATGTCCCAAAGTTTCAGAAGTCCTCTTTGTAACCTCAACCttgcaaaaataaatgcattgagtgtatttaatattttcccGTTCCTTTAACTAATAATTTAACAATAATTCTAATAAGAATAGGCCACAAGAGCTACATAAATACTAcataatttaaaagtaaacttcTGATAAAGCTACATTTAAAAAGGAGTTGTACTACAATGTGCAGGAGGTAGTCATATGGATAGGAAGGGTCCTACTAAAGCCTTTCAAATACAGGTAGCACAATGACACACTTTTAATGATAACTACTGCTGCTTTGGTtttaaagggttgaacttgatggtcttttttcaacctaacttacaattTTACTATCCTgtccttactatgttactatcagTTGtagaggctgatacattagatagctttaagaagggattggatggctttttagcaagtgagggaatacagggttatggaagatagctcatagtccaagttgatccagggactagtctgattgccattttggagtcaggaaggaattttttcccccctctgaggcaaattggaggggcttcagatgggttatttgccttcctctggatcaattagcagttaggcaggttaaaatagagttaaaaggttgaacttgatggacgtgtgtctattttcaacctaatttactatgttactatgtaattcctcaagggcagggccgccatcgggggggggggcagggggtacAGGTATCAcaggcccaggcctgaaggggggcccggcagtgctgcactttcgaaagagccgggccccccttgacagcgccgaagctgCGCAGCCATTTCCGAAGTCACAATGTCCAATCacccgaaatgcggaagtgcagaAAAGCCGAAGTCCCTAATCGGCGAAAAAAATCTGAAgacacgaaaacagctgaaattgaagtcctaaagcgacgaaaagacccaaagtcaggaAAGGATACAAAGTTGCAGTCCTGAAGCCAagaattctactgaacaccaatttgttttttttttttactccgctggccaccagtatattattttaatactctaaggTCCCTGCCTTAGAGTtctattctctggggccccaattttttgaacttgttaggggggccctggcgtcaatgtatttttaaaaaaatattctttgggaccccaattttttttaacttgcaagggAGCCCTggggccaatattttttttttttaattattctttgggccccattttttttaacttataggggggccctggtcaccaattatttttttcaacttgtaggggggccctgaccaccaatttttaaaaaacttttaaggggggccctggcaccacagttatcaatagctttttataacttttgtgtgtgtggggggttacctttttaagaactgatgtctgtgtggtcttttaactgttgttttatactgattttatactgtaagctccactgtgacAAGGATGGCAAGATATGCTGTAGAAGAATAACAACAACAACCCATCTATAAAACAGCTGGGACTAATGGTTCACACATACACATCCATCAGTGTTACTTGGACTTAATGATCAATGCCTTCCACTGTTTAGCTGGCAGACCAGACAGTTCAGTCCCCACATGTTAAAAAGATGTGGCTGAGCAGTTTCATATGCACAATTGCAAGCAACATTTCTTGTCAGATGGCCATACCtcctgttttctgcgggacagacCGATTtggacagctcagcccgcagtcccgggtttcttactgaactgtctctttgatctcctgcactgacacaagaaaaagatacaattaaaataagagtttttttggcaaagagcccagaacactcagtaCCTGCACTTAAGATATATAGatactgttataacacataaaacattgccctaaaactctgAGAAATGTttacaaactttcataacctaccaaattttgtaaaatggaagtGGTAATTGGGGGTATGGCCATTAAATGGGCACGGTCAAACCATTTTAACCATGCTACACTCCACACCCATTccacctctatttatagacccgtctATAAATTTAGGTGCCATAAAGagagaacttttttctaattttggttctgtacattaccacaatacattttaatgtattgTGAAATGTagggattgtgttaaaaaaaggctttagttcctcacatttttatgaaatatttttgttcaacccactgaattaaagctaaaagtctgcagtttaactgcatctcggttgtttcatttaaaattcattgcaaaagtacagaactaaaattagaaaaaaaaattgtctgtccagatatttatggacctaactgtagttACCTATTGGCTTATTTGGTAAaagaaactaattaaaaaaaaacccaagtgtaGTTGTGATTGTTAAAAGAATTGACCTACAGAGAACCTCACTGAGTAAAGGTTTCCTTCTGTCTTTTGTGACTGAGactaaacaaaaaaaggaaatcagtgtTTTGGTAGTAATAGTAAATGATAGGGCAAGTAAGAAGAGAATGtctaaactgaaaataaaaagcatgaGAGCTATTTTTCCTCATTCGCATATTGGTATGGcactataaaaatgaatttccttgTCTAACTTCTTAACTCGTAGAAAGCTCTTTGTTGGATAACATAGCGCTAGGTTAAGAATGTTTAACAAACTCCAGTCGGTCAGGTTAACAAGGCATAATGGTTTATAAGATTATATATGTGTTCATAGAGTAAACAAATACAACCATTATTTACAGAACTATGTaacagcaattaaaataaaaacctaatgtTCTTGTCTATGATGTACACTGTGCAAGAATAAACAGCACCAAAAAAGTCgtttttacataatgaaagtTTAATTCCAAGCAACGTTTCAGCAATTTCTGCTGGAGGGGCACTAACCCATGAATATTTAggttgtaaaatatattatacatttttcccAAATTAAGAAACTGCAGTTCTAGGCAACTTTTTAACATGTAtcaaaaaaatgataaatgttgtaaatgtaatttctattgaaagcaatatctgtctgTCAATTGCAGTTCTGGTTTTGACTACAGGTACCATCTGATGCAAGGTTCCAAATGCCACAATACCTTCATGTCCTGTTATTAAACACTGGAGAAGGAGGAGGTGTGCAATGCATTGTGCAATTGGACTGAAGGAGTGTAGGTTACACAACATCACttcaatggtacatgtagtcaaaactagcagtgcagagaaaaccaaGGAACAGGCATGTGgtatgcatgcacagtagagtgcaAAGCCAGCCACTTTCGGGGGGTGGTcataacatttgacaccccctaGAAATTATATCTTTCTAGCACTCCAGCTGCTGCCAAGCCATTAGCACTGTTAATcaccaaaacatttttaatatcatTTCTTATCATTCTATTGAATTTTTTACAGCACTATGCAAAATGCTATAAGGATAGTCAAATTACAGTTGTTGTGGTTTCTAGAAGTCCTAGTCATTGCTAAATTTTGGTCGCAGAAGTGCAATAACAAGCACCTACATGCATTTTCATTAACATATTATGTAGTATAGGTTGCACTTTGTTTTGCAGATCATAAGCCTATGACAGTGACTGGAAAGCAGGCTTTCTGGATTTAGAAGTTGTGTACCGTTGCACCTAAGGGACTAAATAGGGAGTGGGAACTCAATTGTTTTGTggattgaattatttattaagttACATCACCACCTATGATAATCTGTATAGGATAATTTGTATGGGTTAACTATATTAtcaattgtttatatttatatttatttttgtatttatgtgtaCTTGTTTATTTATCAGGTTTTTAATATTCAATATgtaatatctatctatttaccttcCCCTTACATTAACAAGTGTTTCATGTATTATTGATTTTGCCTGCCTGCACATGCTCCTCTGAATTGACATCTAATTTGTTACAATGAATATGTTAGttatttataatttacaatggattgtaactatattatttatatattaacacTGCGTCTTATCAGGTAGTTTCcttttattgcacattttattttgtgaTGTTACCATTCCTGTTAGACCAATTTAATTGCTCGACATACCCTCTACACACACATCCTTTATATTAAGTTATGTACGGTGAGATCAAgccaatacacatttattgtgaCGTTTTAATTGGTGCGTCCATTCTTTTATTGGTGGTGGTTCGAGGGGAGGTGcttaagcttctgatgaagtgacgtattggtcacgaaacgcgtcaagctacatTCTACCTGCCCACTTGTATATACCGATTTAGCATGGATCAATAAAGTTGAACTTTTAATTTACTCTTGGTTCCACCGCTGATATTTATACGACTGCCACCCCCTACGTGAAGTGCATGTGATGTCTGTACAAAGAATTACCTTACAGTTTATGGTTCTAAAAATATGGTTCTAATAAAATAGATGACACAGGTTAATCTGCATTTACAATCAGCAGAATTCTATTGTGTGGAGTTGCCATACTACCAGCCATACATAGCGCTGTTTGTTGTATAATTCCAATGATCCGCCAAGAATGGACGATTCTTACATTGATATCTGCAGTGAGATCAAAGGCCAAGATTTCATTTTGTCTTGCAAAGGAAAACATCAACCATACAACCAAATAAACAGTGACCCTGTGGACATATTATTGTTAGCCAGGAATGCCCTTGGCTTGGCAGTTATCCAAAACAATAATAGGTCACTAAAGttatatccctttaagaaaacaaaatactTGAAGGAAGCTACTCAGGACATGATGTGCCCCTTGGGATAGTAGCACAAACATGCACACTCGCAGACCAATAACATCTccccatagagagagagaaaacaagtACTGGGTTGGGGGGGACATATAAATGCGAGTACATAATTCTAAGCAGTTGTCAGGAGTAATCACAGAAACAGAAAGCATAGTTAGTCACTGACACTTCTTCGGATTAATGACAGCAACTAGTTAGAGAGCAGAAGGTGACACACTCACCTCTACTTGCTGGCCCGTTACCCGCTCCACACCGCCTTTACTCCAGGCCACCGTACTGCTGAACACATTCTCTCCCACCAAGTACCCGGCCTAGCGTTGCTTGGCAGCTCGGCATCATGTATTGGCTGGTCA from Xenopus laevis strain J_2021 chromosome 1S, Xenopus_laevis_v10.1, whole genome shotgun sequence harbors:
- the slc25a42.S gene encoding mitochondrial coenzyme A transporter SLC25A42 (The RefSeq protein has 1 substitution compared to this genomic sequence), producing the protein MENGIKESPVGLNKNGALAILPTPLVSEGHKNHKSVLNSLTSGALAGAVAKTAVAPLDRTKIIFQVSSNRFSAKEAYRLIYRTYMNDGFLSLWRGNSATMVRVIPYAAIQFCAHEQYKKLLGSYYGFQGSALTPIPRLLAGALAGTTATLLTYPLDLVRARMAVTQKEMYSNIIHVFMRMSREEGLKSLYRGFTPTVLGVIPYAGISFFTYETLKKLHAEHSGRTQPYTFERLLFGACAGLFGQSSSYPLDVVRRRMQTAGVTGHTYGSIIGTMQEIVAEEGFIRGLYKGLSMNWVKGPVAVGISFTTFDLTQILLKKLQQISHIQR
- the slc25a42.S gene encoding mitochondrial coenzyme A transporter SLC25A42 isoform X1, whose amino-acid sequence is MENGIKESPVGLNKNGALAILPTPLVSEGHKNHKSVLNSLTSGALAGAVAKTAVAPLDRTKIIFQVSSNRFSAKEAYRLIYRTYMNDGFLSLWRGNSATMVRVIPYAAIQFCAHEQYKKLLGSYYGFQGSALTPIPRLLAGALAGTTATLLTYPLDLVRARMAVTQKEMYSNIIHVFMRMSREEGLKSLYRGFTPTVLGVIPYAGISFFTYETLKKLHAEHSGRIQPYTFERLLFGACAGLFGQSSSYPLDVVRRRMQTAGVTGHTYGSIIGTMQEIVAEEGFIRGLYKGLSMNWVKGPVAVGISFTTFDLTQILLKKLQQISHIQR